In Paracoccus fistulariae, a single window of DNA contains:
- the rpsT gene encoding 30S ribosomal protein S20 translates to MANTLQSKKRARQTERRTDINKARRSRIRTFLRKVEEAIASGNADAARDALKAAQPELMRGVTKGVVHKNTAARKISRLSARVKALSAA, encoded by the coding sequence ATGGCCAATACCCTGCAGTCGAAAAAGCGCGCCCGCCAGACCGAGCGTCGCACCGACATCAACAAAGCCCGCCGCTCGCGCATCCGCACCTTCCTGCGCAAAGTCGAAGAAGCCATCGCCAGCGGCAATGCCGATGCGGCCCGTGATGCGCTGAAAGCCGCCCAGCCCGAACTGATGCGCGGTGTGACCAAAGGCGTCGTTCACAAGAACACCGCAGCCCGCAAGATTTCGCGCCTCTCGGCCCGGGTCAAGGCGCTGTCGGCAGCCTGA
- the pqqD gene encoding pyrroloquinoline quinone biosynthesis peptide chaperone PqqD: MDPLIAPGDIPYLPRGVRLAEDRVRGMPVLLAPERALQLDPIGHAILVELDGQRSLQQIATDLAKRYEAPQAEVMTDMSDFLTGLIQRRMVFVRPTP; this comes from the coding sequence ATGGACCCACTGATCGCACCGGGCGATATTCCCTATCTGCCGCGCGGCGTGCGGCTGGCCGAAGACAGGGTCAGGGGCATGCCCGTGCTTCTGGCGCCAGAGCGGGCCTTGCAATTGGATCCCATCGGCCACGCCATTCTGGTGGAGCTGGACGGGCAGCGCAGCCTGCAGCAGATCGCCACAGATCTGGCCAAACGCTATGAGGCGCCGCAGGCCGAGGTCATGACCGATATGAGCGACTTTCTGACCGGGCTGATCCAGCGGCGCATGGTCTTTGTCCGGCCCACCCCATGA
- the pqqB gene encoding pyrroloquinoline quinone biosynthesis protein PqqB: protein MQIILLGAGAGGGLPQWNCGCANCDAARAGRIAPMTQSSVAVSADGRDWAILNASPDIRAQLAATPELHPTGLRQMPLRSVLLTNGDIDHVAGLLTLRESQPFDLFATATIHQALADNPIFGALRRDLVPRRAIRLDHPFALVGGLTATLFAVPGKVPLYQEGEMVETGLIGENTVGVELTANGRRALYIPGCADLPDWLRDRIEGADLLMFDGTLWQDDEMIRAGLGQKTGRRMGHMPVTQTMPALAGTTITRRLLVHLNNSNPLTDPGSAETALATAQGWQVGRDGTRITL, encoded by the coding sequence ATGCAGATCATTCTTCTTGGCGCAGGCGCGGGTGGCGGTCTGCCGCAATGGAATTGCGGCTGCGCCAATTGCGATGCCGCGCGGGCCGGGCGAATCGCGCCGATGACCCAAAGCTCGGTCGCGGTCAGCGCGGATGGCCGGGACTGGGCAATCCTGAACGCCTCGCCCGATATCCGCGCGCAACTGGCCGCGACGCCGGAACTGCACCCGACCGGGCTGCGACAGATGCCGCTGCGTTCGGTCCTGTTGACCAATGGCGATATCGACCATGTGGCCGGGCTGCTGACCCTGCGCGAAAGCCAGCCCTTTGACCTGTTTGCCACCGCCACCATTCATCAGGCACTGGCCGATAACCCGATCTTCGGCGCGCTGCGCCGCGATCTGGTGCCGCGTCGCGCGATCCGGCTGGACCACCCCTTTGCGCTGGTCGGCGGTCTGACGGCGACGCTGTTCGCCGTGCCGGGCAAGGTGCCGCTGTATCAGGAAGGCGAGATGGTCGAGACCGGGCTGATCGGCGAAAACACCGTGGGCGTGGAACTGACCGCCAACGGGCGCCGCGCGCTTTATATTCCCGGCTGCGCGGATCTGCCCGACTGGCTGCGCGATCGGATCGAGGGCGCCGATCTGCTGATGTTCGACGGCACCTTGTGGCAGGATGATGAGATGATCCGGGCGGGCCTTGGCCAGAAAACCGGGCGCCGCATGGGCCATATGCCGGTCACCCAGACCATGCCCGCCCTTGCCGGAACCACCATTACCCGCCGCCTGTTGGTGCATCTGAACAACTCCAATCCGCTGACCGATCCGGGCAGCGCGGAAACCGCCCTTGCCACGGCCCAAGGCTGGCAGGTCGGCCGCGACGGAACAAGGATCACGCTATGA
- the pqqE gene encoding pyrroloquinoline quinone biosynthesis protein PqqE: MTDHLKDIDGNPVTPNLPIALLAEITHRCPLACPYCSNPIELTRAAQEMPPEDWARAFRQAADLGVLQVHISGGEPGARRDLAQIVASARDAGLYVNLITSGIGITQARLQELDRAGVDHVQLSLQGIRPDMADRISGHPGSWDKKMQFARWLNEIGFPLTVNAVVHRQNMDRLPDMIALAETLDARRIEVATVQFHGWANLNRAALMPSREQAATARRIVDAARLHLRGRMVIDYVPADHHAAYPKACMGGWGTLGLNIAPDGTVLPCHAAQTIPGLRFDNIRDRPLRDIWVQSQAFNAFRGTDWMPEPCQSCDRKTVDFGGCRCQAMALAGDARATDPVCSKSPLHADLAAKAQADALSTPGDFTYRRMQRGG; encoded by the coding sequence ATGACCGACCACCTAAAAGATATCGATGGCAACCCCGTCACCCCCAACCTGCCCATCGCCCTGCTGGCCGAGATCACACATCGCTGCCCGCTGGCCTGCCCCTATTGCTCGAACCCCATTGAGCTGACCCGCGCGGCGCAGGAAATGCCGCCCGAGGATTGGGCCCGCGCCTTTCGTCAGGCCGCCGATCTGGGCGTGCTGCAGGTCCATATCTCTGGCGGAGAGCCGGGCGCCCGCCGCGATCTGGCACAGATTGTCGCCAGCGCGCGGGACGCCGGGCTTTATGTGAACCTGATCACCTCGGGCATCGGCATCACGCAGGCGCGCCTGCAGGAACTGGACCGCGCCGGGGTCGATCACGTGCAACTGTCGCTGCAGGGCATCCGCCCCGACATGGCCGACCGCATCAGCGGGCATCCCGGATCATGGGACAAGAAGATGCAATTCGCCCGCTGGTTGAATGAGATCGGCTTTCCGCTGACCGTCAACGCGGTCGTCCATCGTCAGAACATGGACCGCCTGCCCGACATGATCGCTTTGGCCGAAACGCTGGACGCGCGGCGGATCGAGGTCGCGACGGTGCAGTTTCACGGCTGGGCCAATCTGAACCGCGCCGCGCTGATGCCAAGCCGCGAACAGGCCGCCACCGCGCGGCGGATCGTCGACGCGGCACGCCTACACCTGCGCGGGCGGATGGTCATCGATTACGTGCCCGCAGATCACCACGCCGCCTATCCCAAGGCCTGCATGGGGGGCTGGGGCACGCTTGGGCTGAACATCGCGCCAGATGGCACGGTCCTGCCCTGCCATGCCGCGCAGACCATCCCCGGCCTGCGTTTCGACAATATCCGCGACCGTCCGCTGCGCGATATCTGGGTACAGTCGCAGGCCTTCAATGCCTTTCGCGGCACCGACTGGATGCCCGAGCCCTGCCAGTCCTGCGACCGCAAGACCGTCGATTTCGGCGGCTGCCGCTGTCAGGCCATGGCGCTGGCAGGCGATGCCCGCGCCACTGATCCGGTCTGTTCGAAATCACCGCTGCATGCAGATCTGGCCGCGAAGGCGCAGGCCGACGCACTGAGCACGCCGGGCGATTTTACCTATCGTCGGATGCAGCGCGGCGGCTGA
- the mutM gene encoding bifunctional DNA-formamidopyrimidine glycosylase/DNA-(apurinic or apyrimidinic site) lyase: protein MPELPEVETVRRGLQPHLEGQRIARADARRPDLRWPLPVDLVQVLTGATVTALRRRSKYLLADLDRGGILLMHLGMSGRMLIEGAATADYHRDPAILPRHDHVVLTTEAGTTITFNDARRFGMVDLIREGAEHPLLAHLGPEPFDAVFDTAYLSAAFRNRRSPVKQALLDQKIVAGLGNIYVSEALYRARIDPRRAAGRISAKRLELLIAQIRAVLTDAIAAGGSSLRDHRQATGELGYFQHSFRVYDREGQPCQSPECGGTVRRVVQSGRSSFYCPVCQR from the coding sequence GTGCCAGAACTGCCAGAGGTCGAAACCGTCCGGCGCGGATTGCAGCCGCATCTTGAAGGTCAGCGCATCGCCCGAGCCGACGCGCGCAGGCCCGATCTGCGCTGGCCGCTGCCGGTCGATCTGGTGCAGGTGCTGACCGGGGCGACCGTGACCGCGCTGCGGCGGCGGTCGAAATATCTGCTGGCCGATCTTGATCGCGGGGGCATATTGCTGATGCATCTGGGCATGTCCGGCCGGATGCTGATCGAGGGTGCCGCCACCGCCGATTATCACCGCGATCCGGCGATCCTGCCGCGGCACGATCACGTCGTGCTGACGACCGAGGCCGGCACAACCATCACCTTCAACGATGCGCGGCGCTTTGGCATGGTCGATCTGATCCGCGAGGGGGCCGAGCACCCGCTGCTGGCCCATCTGGGGCCAGAACCTTTCGATGCGGTTTTCGATACCGCCTATCTGTCAGCCGCCTTCCGCAATCGGCGCAGCCCGGTGAAGCAGGCGCTTCTGGATCAGAAAATCGTCGCGGGGCTGGGCAATATCTATGTCAGCGAGGCGCTTTACCGGGCGCGAATCGATCCCAGACGGGCGGCGGGACGTATTTCTGCAAAGCGTCTTGAATTGTTGATCGCGCAGATCCGCGCCGTGCTGACCGATGCCATCGCGGCAGGCGGGTCATCGTTACGCGATCACCGGCAAGCCACTGGCGAGTTGGGGTATTTCCAGCACAGTTTTCGCGTTTACGACCGCGAGGGTCAGCCCTGCCAGAGCCCGGAATGCGGCGGGACTGTCAGACGGGTGGTGCAGTCCGGGCGTTCAAGCTTCTACTGTCCTGTTTGTCAACGCTAA
- the ubiE gene encoding bifunctional demethylmenaquinone methyltransferase/2-methoxy-6-polyprenyl-1,4-benzoquinol methylase UbiE, giving the protein MTQNKKTHFGFQTVDEDAKAGMVHGVFSSVASRYDVMNDLMSAGIHRIWKNAMMDWLAPRNGQELLDVAGGTGDIAFRFLDRAPQARVTVCDMTESMLVEGRKRGEAAARADRLSWVTGDAMALPFADNSFDRYTISFGIRNVTRIGDALAEAYRVLRPGGRLMVLEFSQIPVPAMQWAYDRYSFNVIPAMGQAVTGDRDSYQYLVESIRKFPDQDSFAAMIREEGFGRVQWRNLSMGIAALHSGWKL; this is encoded by the coding sequence ATGACCCAGAACAAGAAAACCCATTTCGGCTTTCAGACCGTGGATGAGGACGCCAAGGCGGGCATGGTCCATGGCGTGTTTTCCAGCGTTGCCTCGCGCTATGACGTGATGAACGACCTGATGAGCGCGGGCATTCACCGGATCTGGAAGAATGCGATGATGGACTGGCTGGCCCCGCGCAACGGGCAGGAGCTGCTGGATGTCGCGGGCGGCACTGGCGATATCGCCTTCCGGTTTCTGGATCGCGCACCTCAGGCGCGTGTGACGGTTTGCGACATGACCGAATCCATGCTGGTCGAGGGCCGCAAGCGCGGCGAGGCCGCCGCCAGGGCCGACCGCCTGTCCTGGGTCACCGGCGATGCCATGGCGCTGCCCTTTGCCGATAACAGCTTCGACCGCTACACGATCAGCTTTGGCATCCGCAACGTGACCCGCATCGGCGATGCTTTGGCCGAAGCCTATCGCGTGCTGCGTCCGGGCGGCCGCCTGATGGTGCTGGAATTCAGCCAGATCCCGGTGCCCGCGATGCAATGGGCCTATGACCGCTACAGCTTCAATGTGATTCCGGCGATGGGTCAGGCCGTGACCGGGGATCGCGACAGCTATCAATATCTGGTCGAATCGATCCGCAAATTTCCCGATCAGGACAGTTTCGCCGCCATGATCCGCGAGGAGGGCTTTGGCCGCGTGCAATGGCGCAACCTGTCCATGGGCATTGCCGCGCTGCATTCGGGGTGGAAGCTGTAA
- the ubiB gene encoding 2-polyprenylphenol 6-hydroxylase, producing the protein MRGPHNILRLIRTGATFERTGAMGAVLDAMEAPPRLRAAARIMGWPFRWLGYKGDPNLPPITRAITALGPAYIKFGQILSTRADVVGPEMADQLRMLQDRLPPFPTDVAMEIVEGDLGRPVDEMFVEFSDPVAAASIAQVHRARLRDSGQEVAVKVVRPGIGAAFRRDIDAFHFAARLIEFLSPSTRRLRPRDVVSHFESVVTGEQDMRLESASASEFAENTKDDDGFRVPRPHWSVSSRRVMTADWAEGLPMGDPAELAAAGHDVSQIATRVIQLFLQHALRDGFFHADMHHGNLKVASNGDIIAYDFGIMGEIDEYTRRVYAEILFGFIQRDYRRVARVHFEAGYVPRDRDEAAFARALRAVGEPIFGADASRISMANLLAYLFEVTERFGMRTQTQLILLQRTMVVVEGVARSVDPQLNIWDAAKPVVSDYIRSNIGPQALARDLAKTAQTVGRFGPLLPQMVEQALWDRAHPEEAQLKLVVPKPMVPSWLIAAAFAGIGLAIGLALS; encoded by the coding sequence ATGCGCGGTCCGCACAATATCCTGCGCCTGATCCGCACGGGCGCCACCTTCGAACGCACGGGTGCCATGGGCGCCGTGCTGGACGCGATGGAGGCGCCGCCGCGCCTGCGTGCCGCAGCCCGGATCATGGGCTGGCCGTTCCGCTGGCTGGGCTATAAGGGCGATCCGAACCTGCCGCCGATCACCCGCGCGATCACCGCGCTTGGTCCGGCCTATATCAAGTTCGGCCAGATCCTCTCGACACGTGCCGATGTAGTCGGGCCTGAAATGGCCGATCAGCTGCGCATGTTGCAGGACCGTTTGCCGCCCTTTCCCACCGATGTCGCGATGGAGATCGTCGAAGGCGATCTGGGCCGGCCCGTCGATGAGATGTTCGTCGAATTCTCGGACCCGGTCGCCGCCGCCTCGATCGCGCAGGTTCACCGCGCGCGTCTGCGCGACAGCGGGCAAGAGGTCGCGGTCAAGGTCGTTCGCCCCGGCATCGGTGCCGCCTTCCGCCGCGATATCGACGCCTTCCACTTCGCCGCCCGGCTGATCGAATTCCTGTCACCCTCGACCCGCCGCCTGCGCCCGCGCGATGTGGTCAGCCATTTCGAATCCGTGGTGACGGGCGAACAGGATATGCGGCTGGAATCGGCCTCGGCTTCGGAATTCGCGGAAAATACCAAGGATGATGACGGTTTTCGCGTGCCGCGTCCGCATTGGTCGGTCTCTTCCCGTCGCGTGATGACCGCGGATTGGGCCGAGGGGCTGCCCATGGGCGATCCCGCCGAATTGGCCGCTGCGGGCCATGATGTCAGCCAGATCGCCACCCGCGTGATCCAGCTTTTCCTGCAGCACGCATTGCGGGACGGCTTTTTCCATGCCGACATGCATCACGGCAATCTGAAGGTGGCCAGCAATGGCGATATCATCGCCTATGATTTCGGCATCATGGGCGAGATCGACGAATATACCCGCCGCGTCTATGCCGAGATCCTGTTCGGCTTCATCCAGCGCGATTATCGCCGCGTGGCCCGCGTGCATTTCGAGGCAGGCTATGTTCCCCGCGATCGGGATGAGGCAGCCTTTGCCCGCGCGCTGCGCGCCGTCGGAGAGCCGATTTTCGGCGCCGATGCCAGCCGCATCTCGATGGCCAATCTGCTGGCCTATCTGTTCGAGGTGACCGAGCGTTTCGGCATGCGCACCCAGACCCAGCTGATCCTGCTGCAGCGGACCATGGTGGTGGTCGAAGGCGTGGCGCGATCCGTCGATCCGCAACTGAACATCTGGGACGCGGCCAAGCCGGTGGTGTCGGATTACATCAGATCGAATATCGGTCCGCAGGCTTTGGCCCGCGATCTGGCAAAGACGGCGCAAACCGTCGGGCGCTTTGGCCCATTGCTGCCGCAGATGGTCGAACAGGCACTGTGGGACCGCGCCCACCCCGAGGAAGCGCAGCTGAAGCTGGTCGTTCCAAAACCGATGGTGCCCAGCTGGCTGATCGCCGCCGCCTTTGCCGGGATTGGTCTGGCGATCGGGCTGGCGCTAAGCTGA
- a CDS encoding enoyl-CoA hydratase, with protein MAYETIIVENEDDVALIRLNRPEALNALNSSLISELAEALTEADNNDKVRCIVITGSEKAFAAGADIKEMAEKSFVDVYNEDLFGAQVQVIERIRKPIIAAVSGYALGGGCELAMICDFVIAAENAKFGQPEVNLGVVAGIGGTQRMTRIIGKSKAMDMHLTGRFMDAAEAERAGLVSRVVPTAKLIPEALAAARKIAEKSQITVKTIKEAVNRSYETTLSEGIRFERRAFHSLFGTEDQKEGMAAFLEKREPQFRDK; from the coding sequence ATGGCTTATGAAACGATCATCGTCGAAAACGAAGATGATGTCGCTCTGATCCGTCTCAACCGACCCGAGGCGCTGAATGCCCTGAACTCGAGCCTGATCTCTGAACTTGCCGAGGCTCTGACCGAAGCCGACAATAACGACAAGGTGCGCTGCATCGTCATCACCGGCAGCGAAAAGGCCTTTGCCGCGGGTGCCGACATCAAGGAGATGGCGGAAAAGTCCTTTGTCGATGTCTATAACGAAGACCTCTTCGGCGCGCAGGTTCAGGTGATCGAGCGTATTCGCAAGCCGATCATTGCGGCGGTCAGCGGCTATGCCTTGGGTGGCGGCTGCGAATTGGCGATGATCTGCGATTTCGTCATCGCGGCTGAAAACGCGAAATTCGGACAGCCCGAAGTCAATCTGGGCGTGGTCGCAGGCATTGGCGGCACGCAGCGGATGACCCGCATCATCGGCAAGTCCAAGGCCATGGACATGCATCTGACCGGCCGCTTCATGGATGCAGCCGAAGCCGAGCGCGCGGGCCTTGTCAGCCGCGTCGTGCCGACCGCCAAGCTGATCCCCGAAGCGCTGGCCGCCGCCCGCAAGATCGCCGAGAAATCCCAGATCACCGTCAAGACGATCAAGGAAGCCGTCAACCGTTCCTACGAGACGACGCTGTCCGAGGGCATCCGCTTTGAACGTCGCGCCTTCCATTCGCTCTTCGGCACCGAGGATCAGAAGGAAGGCATGGCCGCTTTCCTGGAAAAGCGCGAACCGCAATTCCGCGACAAGTAA
- the pqqA gene encoding pyrroloquinoline quinone precursor peptide PqqA: protein MAWTKPILKEIACGMEINMYAPAEDEPVLF, encoded by the coding sequence ATGGCTTGGACCAAACCGATTCTGAAAGAGATCGCCTGCGGCATGGAGATCAACATGTATGCCCCGGCCGAGGATGAGCCCGTCTTGTTCTGA
- the pqqC gene encoding pyrroloquinoline-quinone synthase PqqC translates to MTEPAQSRADFEARLRAIGAERYHDRHPFHVRLHGGHCTPDEVRAWVINRWQYQSRIPMKDAAFLSRVTDPDLRRIWRKRIEDHDGGRDEGGGLRRWLALARAVGLNPDYVASSVGVMPATRFAVDAYLRFVRDMPLLDAVAASLTELFAPKIHAQRIEGLLAHYDFADDSSLSYFRTRLTEAPEDVAFGLDYVLTHADTREKQDAAAAALIFKTDVLWAQLDALWHGYVDGHIPPGAWRPGEGMALWTH, encoded by the coding sequence ATGACCGAACCCGCGCAATCGCGCGCCGATTTCGAAGCCCGGCTGCGGGCCATCGGCGCCGAACGCTATCACGACCGCCACCCCTTTCACGTGCGTCTGCATGGCGGGCACTGCACCCCGGATGAGGTCCGGGCCTGGGTCATCAACCGCTGGCAATACCAATCCCGGATCCCGATGAAGGATGCGGCCTTTCTGTCGCGCGTCACAGATCCCGACCTGCGCCGCATCTGGCGCAAGCGGATCGAGGATCACGATGGCGGCCGGGATGAGGGTGGCGGCCTGCGCCGATGGCTGGCTTTGGCCCGCGCGGTCGGCCTGAACCCCGATTACGTCGCCAGTAGCGTGGGCGTCATGCCCGCGACCCGCTTTGCCGTCGATGCCTATCTGCGCTTCGTCCGCGACATGCCCCTGCTGGATGCCGTGGCGGCCAGCCTGACCGAGCTTTTCGCCCCCAAAATCCACGCCCAGCGGATCGAGGGGCTGCTGGCCCATTACGATTTCGCCGATGACAGCAGCCTGTCCTATTTCCGCACCCGCCTGACCGAGGCGCCCGAGGATGTGGCCTTCGGGCTGGATTACGTGCTGACCCATGCCGATACGCGGGAAAAGCAGGATGCGGCGGCGGCGGCGCTGATCTTCAAGACGGATGTGCTTTGGGCGCAGCTTGATGCGCTGTGGCATGGCTATGTCGATGGCCATATCCCGCCCGGCGCCTGGCGGCCGGGTGAGGGGATGGCGTTATGGACCCACTGA